From the genome of Cygnus atratus isolate AKBS03 ecotype Queensland, Australia unplaced genomic scaffold, CAtr_DNAZoo_HiC_assembly HiC_scaffold_88, whole genome shotgun sequence, one region includes:
- the LOC118261486 gene encoding histone H2B 5, which yields MPEPAKSAPAPKKGSKKAVTKTQKKGDKKRRRSRKESYSIYVYKVLKQVHPDTGISSKAMGIMNSFVNDIFERIAGEASRLAHYNKRSTITSREIQTAVRLLLPGELAKHAVSEGTKAVTKYTSSK from the coding sequence ATGCCTGAGCCCGCTAAATCAGCGCCTGCCCCTAAGAAGGGCTCCAAGAAGGCGGTGACCAAGACGCAGAAGAAGGGCGACAAGAAGCGGCGGCGCAGCCGCAAGGAGAGTTACTCCATCTATGTGTACAAGGTGCTGAAGCAGGTGCACCCTGACACGGGTATCTCCTCTAAGGCTATGGGGATCATGAATTCCTTCGTCAATGACATCTTTGAGCGCATCGCGGGTGAGGCTTCGCGCCTGGCACATTACAACAAGCGCTCCACCATCACCTCCCGGGAGATCCAGACTGCTGTGCGGCTGTTGCTGCCTGGTGAGCTGGCCAAGCACGCTGTCTCCGAAGGCACCAAGGCGGTCACCAAATACACCAGCTCCAAGTAA